A stretch of Oncorhynchus mykiss isolate Arlee chromosome 12, USDA_OmykA_1.1, whole genome shotgun sequence DNA encodes these proteins:
- the baiap2l2a gene encoding brain-specific angiogenesis inhibitor 1-associated protein 2-like protein 2 isoform X1: MHRAASGNTLSVRMSGQNSDQLHRSTLGIYASLMDQFNPSLQKLVSLGNSYMQAFQALAVTSEAYFSTLAKIGEQAFHTMSSRSIGDVLIQISENQKRLTTELEGIFRWFHTEVLQEMNNNVRLDKDYIAGSRRRYEMEVQSQAISLERQLRRGAHQDEYIHFLRESQREALMEEERRYRFLAEKHCGLTQSIIYLMNKTGAGGGLQQIADGWRDQVNATRRPGSRNPSHLDQDNTSRTREEDRGSQWSGKEEQPLGRVPSRGPSPQNIRSRSSSFGESLGLGGGGGGRPMRALVSHPANSSNPTLLPFSRGEVVSVLVQEPRNGWLYGRAESSSRQGWFPAAYVGTLEEAPRSTGSSSSTLRSAHSMDNLLDQSGGSSHGRPPPPPPPPNRQTEMRPITPSMDRRAESHSDNKRGEHHGGPGPNLFPKGTNPFATVKLKPTSTDDRSAPRLRR, translated from the exons ATGCATAGG GCAGCCAGTGGGAACACTTTGAGCGTCAGAATGTCTGGACAAAACAGCGACCAGTTGCATCGCTCTACTTTGGGCATATACGCG aGCCTGATGGATCAGTTCAACCCAAGTCTACAGAAGTTAGTGTCTTTGGGAAACAGCTACATGCAGGCTTTCCAAG ccctTGCTGTGACCAGTGAGGCTTACTTCAGCACCCTTGCTAAGATAGGGGAGCAGGCCTTCCACACCATGTCGTCTCGCTCTATTG GAGATGTTCTGATTCAGATTTCAGAGAACCAGAAGCGTCTCACCACTGAACTGGAAGGAATA TTCCGCTGGTTCCACACTGAGGTGCTACAGGAGATGAACAACAATGTCAGACTGGATAAGGACTACATAGCA GGCAGCAGGAGGCGATATGAGATGGAGGTACAGAGCCAGGCCATATCTTTGGAGAGGCAGCTGAGGAGAGGGGCTCACCAG GATGAGTACATTCACTTCCTGAGGGAGAGTCAGCGCGAGGCTCTGATGGAGGAAGAAAGGCGATACCGTTTCCTGGCTGAGAAACACTGTGGTCTCACTCAGTCCATCATCTACCTCATGAACAAG ACAGGGGCAGGGGGAGGCCTACAGCAGATAGCTGATGGATGGAGAGACCAGGTCAACGCCACCAGACGACCTGGATCCCGGAACCCCTCTCACCTGGACCAGGACAACACATCCAGAacgagggaggaggacagggggagccAATGGTCAGGCAAAGAGGAGCAGCCTCTGGGAAGAGTGCCCTCCAGAG GCCCATCACCCCAGAACATCCGTTCCCGCTCCAGCTCATTTGGCGAGTCCCTAGGTctgggtggaggtggtggagggagaCCTATGAGAGCTCTGGTATCCCACCCCGCTAACTCCAGCAACCCCACCCTGCTGCCCTTCTCCCGGGGGGAGGTGGTGAGCGTGCTGGTGCAGGAGCCCCGTAACGGCTGGCTCTACGGCCGGGCAGAGAGCAGCTCacg CCAGGGCTGGTTCCCAGCTGCCTATGTGGGGACACTGGAGGAGGCCCCTAGATCAACTGGCTCCAG TAGCTCCACCCTTAGGAGCGCCCACAGTATGGACAACCTGCTGGACCAATCAGGAGGCAGCAGCCACGGTAGACCCCCGCCCCCGCCGCCTCCAcccaatagacagacagagatgcgTCCAATCACACCCAGCATGGATAGAAGGGCGGAGTCTCACTCTGACAATAAG agaggagagcaTCATGGTGGACCTGGGCCAAACCTCTTTCCAAA
- the baiap2l2a gene encoding brain-specific angiogenesis inhibitor 1-associated protein 2-like protein 2 isoform X3, with amino-acid sequence MHRAASGNTLSVRMSGQNSDQLHRSTLGIYASLMDQFNPSLQKLVSLGNSYMQAFQALAVTSEAYFSTLAKIGEQAFHTMSSRSIGDVLIQISENQKRLTTELEGIFRWFHTEVLQEMNNNVRLDKDYIAGSRRRYEMEVQSQAISLERQLRRGAHQDEYIHFLRESQREALMEEERRYRFLAEKHCGLTQSIIYLMNKTGAGGGLQQIADGWRDQVNATRRPGSRNPSHLDQDNTSRTREEDRGSQWSGKEEQPLGRVPSRGPSPQNIRSRSSSFGESLGLGGGGGGRPMRALVSHPANSSNPTLLPFSRGEVVSVLVQEPRNGWLYGRAESSSRQGWFPAAYVGTLEEAPRSTGSRSAHSMDNLLDQSGGSSHGRPPPPPPPPNRQTEMRPITPSMDRRAESHSDNKRGEHHGGPGPNLFPKGTNPFATVKLKPTSTDDRSAPRLRR; translated from the exons ATGCATAGG GCAGCCAGTGGGAACACTTTGAGCGTCAGAATGTCTGGACAAAACAGCGACCAGTTGCATCGCTCTACTTTGGGCATATACGCG aGCCTGATGGATCAGTTCAACCCAAGTCTACAGAAGTTAGTGTCTTTGGGAAACAGCTACATGCAGGCTTTCCAAG ccctTGCTGTGACCAGTGAGGCTTACTTCAGCACCCTTGCTAAGATAGGGGAGCAGGCCTTCCACACCATGTCGTCTCGCTCTATTG GAGATGTTCTGATTCAGATTTCAGAGAACCAGAAGCGTCTCACCACTGAACTGGAAGGAATA TTCCGCTGGTTCCACACTGAGGTGCTACAGGAGATGAACAACAATGTCAGACTGGATAAGGACTACATAGCA GGCAGCAGGAGGCGATATGAGATGGAGGTACAGAGCCAGGCCATATCTTTGGAGAGGCAGCTGAGGAGAGGGGCTCACCAG GATGAGTACATTCACTTCCTGAGGGAGAGTCAGCGCGAGGCTCTGATGGAGGAAGAAAGGCGATACCGTTTCCTGGCTGAGAAACACTGTGGTCTCACTCAGTCCATCATCTACCTCATGAACAAG ACAGGGGCAGGGGGAGGCCTACAGCAGATAGCTGATGGATGGAGAGACCAGGTCAACGCCACCAGACGACCTGGATCCCGGAACCCCTCTCACCTGGACCAGGACAACACATCCAGAacgagggaggaggacagggggagccAATGGTCAGGCAAAGAGGAGCAGCCTCTGGGAAGAGTGCCCTCCAGAG GCCCATCACCCCAGAACATCCGTTCCCGCTCCAGCTCATTTGGCGAGTCCCTAGGTctgggtggaggtggtggagggagaCCTATGAGAGCTCTGGTATCCCACCCCGCTAACTCCAGCAACCCCACCCTGCTGCCCTTCTCCCGGGGGGAGGTGGTGAGCGTGCTGGTGCAGGAGCCCCGTAACGGCTGGCTCTACGGCCGGGCAGAGAGCAGCTCacg CCAGGGCTGGTTCCCAGCTGCCTATGTGGGGACACTGGAGGAGGCCCCTAGATCAACTGGCTCCAG GAGCGCCCACAGTATGGACAACCTGCTGGACCAATCAGGAGGCAGCAGCCACGGTAGACCCCCGCCCCCGCCGCCTCCAcccaatagacagacagagatgcgTCCAATCACACCCAGCATGGATAGAAGGGCGGAGTCTCACTCTGACAATAAG agaggagagcaTCATGGTGGACCTGGGCCAAACCTCTTTCCAAA
- the baiap2l2a gene encoding brain-specific angiogenesis inhibitor 1-associated protein 2-like protein 2 isoform X2, which translates to MHRAASGNTLSVRMSGQNSDQLHRSTLGIYASLMDQFNPSLQKLVSLGNSYMQAFQALAVTSEAYFSTLAKIGEQAFHTMSSRSIGDVLIQISENQKRLTTELEGIFRWFHTEVLQEMNNNVRLDKDYIAGSRRRYEMEVQSQAISLERQLRRGAHQDEYIHFLRESQREALMEEERRYRFLAEKHCGLTQSIIYLMNKTGAGGGLQQIADGWRDQVNATRRPGSRNPSHLDQDNTSRTREEDRGSQWSGKEEQPLGRVPSRGPSPQNIRSRSSSFGESLGLGGGGGGRPMRALVSHPANSSNPTLLPFSRGEVVSVLVQEPRNGWLYGRAESSSRQGWFPAAYVGTLEEAPRSTGSSSTLRSAHSMDNLLDQSGGSSHGRPPPPPPPPNRQTEMRPITPSMDRRAESHSDNKRGEHHGGPGPNLFPKGTNPFATVKLKPTSTDDRSAPRLRR; encoded by the exons ATGCATAGG GCAGCCAGTGGGAACACTTTGAGCGTCAGAATGTCTGGACAAAACAGCGACCAGTTGCATCGCTCTACTTTGGGCATATACGCG aGCCTGATGGATCAGTTCAACCCAAGTCTACAGAAGTTAGTGTCTTTGGGAAACAGCTACATGCAGGCTTTCCAAG ccctTGCTGTGACCAGTGAGGCTTACTTCAGCACCCTTGCTAAGATAGGGGAGCAGGCCTTCCACACCATGTCGTCTCGCTCTATTG GAGATGTTCTGATTCAGATTTCAGAGAACCAGAAGCGTCTCACCACTGAACTGGAAGGAATA TTCCGCTGGTTCCACACTGAGGTGCTACAGGAGATGAACAACAATGTCAGACTGGATAAGGACTACATAGCA GGCAGCAGGAGGCGATATGAGATGGAGGTACAGAGCCAGGCCATATCTTTGGAGAGGCAGCTGAGGAGAGGGGCTCACCAG GATGAGTACATTCACTTCCTGAGGGAGAGTCAGCGCGAGGCTCTGATGGAGGAAGAAAGGCGATACCGTTTCCTGGCTGAGAAACACTGTGGTCTCACTCAGTCCATCATCTACCTCATGAACAAG ACAGGGGCAGGGGGAGGCCTACAGCAGATAGCTGATGGATGGAGAGACCAGGTCAACGCCACCAGACGACCTGGATCCCGGAACCCCTCTCACCTGGACCAGGACAACACATCCAGAacgagggaggaggacagggggagccAATGGTCAGGCAAAGAGGAGCAGCCTCTGGGAAGAGTGCCCTCCAGAG GCCCATCACCCCAGAACATCCGTTCCCGCTCCAGCTCATTTGGCGAGTCCCTAGGTctgggtggaggtggtggagggagaCCTATGAGAGCTCTGGTATCCCACCCCGCTAACTCCAGCAACCCCACCCTGCTGCCCTTCTCCCGGGGGGAGGTGGTGAGCGTGCTGGTGCAGGAGCCCCGTAACGGCTGGCTCTACGGCCGGGCAGAGAGCAGCTCacg CCAGGGCTGGTTCCCAGCTGCCTATGTGGGGACACTGGAGGAGGCCCCTAGATCAACTGGCTCCAG CTCCACCCTTAGGAGCGCCCACAGTATGGACAACCTGCTGGACCAATCAGGAGGCAGCAGCCACGGTAGACCCCCGCCCCCGCCGCCTCCAcccaatagacagacagagatgcgTCCAATCACACCCAGCATGGATAGAAGGGCGGAGTCTCACTCTGACAATAAG agaggagagcaTCATGGTGGACCTGGGCCAAACCTCTTTCCAAA
- the baiap2l2a gene encoding brain-specific angiogenesis inhibitor 1-associated protein 2-like protein 2 isoform X4 encodes MSGQNSDQLHRSTLGIYASLMDQFNPSLQKLVSLGNSYMQAFQALAVTSEAYFSTLAKIGEQAFHTMSSRSIGDVLIQISENQKRLTTELEGIFRWFHTEVLQEMNNNVRLDKDYIAGSRRRYEMEVQSQAISLERQLRRGAHQDEYIHFLRESQREALMEEERRYRFLAEKHCGLTQSIIYLMNKTGAGGGLQQIADGWRDQVNATRRPGSRNPSHLDQDNTSRTREEDRGSQWSGKEEQPLGRVPSRGPSPQNIRSRSSSFGESLGLGGGGGGRPMRALVSHPANSSNPTLLPFSRGEVVSVLVQEPRNGWLYGRAESSSRQGWFPAAYVGTLEEAPRSTGSSSSTLRSAHSMDNLLDQSGGSSHGRPPPPPPPPNRQTEMRPITPSMDRRAESHSDNKRGEHHGGPGPNLFPKGTNPFATVKLKPTSTDDRSAPRLRR; translated from the exons ATGTCTGGACAAAACAGCGACCAGTTGCATCGCTCTACTTTGGGCATATACGCG aGCCTGATGGATCAGTTCAACCCAAGTCTACAGAAGTTAGTGTCTTTGGGAAACAGCTACATGCAGGCTTTCCAAG ccctTGCTGTGACCAGTGAGGCTTACTTCAGCACCCTTGCTAAGATAGGGGAGCAGGCCTTCCACACCATGTCGTCTCGCTCTATTG GAGATGTTCTGATTCAGATTTCAGAGAACCAGAAGCGTCTCACCACTGAACTGGAAGGAATA TTCCGCTGGTTCCACACTGAGGTGCTACAGGAGATGAACAACAATGTCAGACTGGATAAGGACTACATAGCA GGCAGCAGGAGGCGATATGAGATGGAGGTACAGAGCCAGGCCATATCTTTGGAGAGGCAGCTGAGGAGAGGGGCTCACCAG GATGAGTACATTCACTTCCTGAGGGAGAGTCAGCGCGAGGCTCTGATGGAGGAAGAAAGGCGATACCGTTTCCTGGCTGAGAAACACTGTGGTCTCACTCAGTCCATCATCTACCTCATGAACAAG ACAGGGGCAGGGGGAGGCCTACAGCAGATAGCTGATGGATGGAGAGACCAGGTCAACGCCACCAGACGACCTGGATCCCGGAACCCCTCTCACCTGGACCAGGACAACACATCCAGAacgagggaggaggacagggggagccAATGGTCAGGCAAAGAGGAGCAGCCTCTGGGAAGAGTGCCCTCCAGAG GCCCATCACCCCAGAACATCCGTTCCCGCTCCAGCTCATTTGGCGAGTCCCTAGGTctgggtggaggtggtggagggagaCCTATGAGAGCTCTGGTATCCCACCCCGCTAACTCCAGCAACCCCACCCTGCTGCCCTTCTCCCGGGGGGAGGTGGTGAGCGTGCTGGTGCAGGAGCCCCGTAACGGCTGGCTCTACGGCCGGGCAGAGAGCAGCTCacg CCAGGGCTGGTTCCCAGCTGCCTATGTGGGGACACTGGAGGAGGCCCCTAGATCAACTGGCTCCAG TAGCTCCACCCTTAGGAGCGCCCACAGTATGGACAACCTGCTGGACCAATCAGGAGGCAGCAGCCACGGTAGACCCCCGCCCCCGCCGCCTCCAcccaatagacagacagagatgcgTCCAATCACACCCAGCATGGATAGAAGGGCGGAGTCTCACTCTGACAATAAG agaggagagcaTCATGGTGGACCTGGGCCAAACCTCTTTCCAAA